Within the Myxosarcina sp. GI1 genome, the region ATACCTTGTTTGCGGAGAATTTCGGCTACGTCGAGAGAAATCGGTAAAACAATGTCTTTTTCAACCAAACCATTACCCATAGTGCCTGGATCTTGTCCTCCATGACCCGCATCAATAACCACCATCGGACTATTTAAAGGTGGTAGGGGACGAAGCAGGGGGCTAGTAGTAGTTGATTCTGCTTGAGGAACTTCTAGCGATCGCGGCGACATTAGCGGGCTGTTGTCATCGGGAAGCAGTGCCGCTCCCCGTTGAATGGGAAAAGCAACCGCTTTGTTTTGAGGTTCTAGCTGCCCGAGGCGATATCTTAATTTAGTAGTAATAGCGATTGCTACAGCAGTACCTTCTTCTCGAACGCGGATTTGAGCGATCGAACCATCTGCTTCCAGACTTCGCGGTCCTTTAAAGTTATCTGAAAGTTCGGCATTGTCGATTTTAATTTCGTAAACTCCGTTAGCCCTTCTGGTGGTAGCAGCCTGAAAGTCGCGATCGCCACGAATTCGTAGTTGAGTATCATCGTCAACCAATTCAATCTCCTTAATGACTGCCGCTTCTTCTGTTTCAGTCGCTCGTGATATAGAAGACAGACGATCTGGCGTTTCAGTTATTGAAGGGACGGTCTCGGTAGTTTCTGACAGCGAACGATCCGAGGTTTCGGTTATTGAAGATGAGGTAGTAGTAGAATCTGGGAGTTTTCCCCTGGGAATCAAAATTAAACCTTTGATGCGGCTAAAAGTTGCCAGCCAATCTGGACTACCTGCCGCTATTTTCAAACTCATTCTAGCGACTGGAGGGGAAGTAGATGTTTGAGTAAACTCAATTTCATCTACGCCGTATTGAGCGACTGCTACCGACTGAGCGGCTAAATCTTCAGGAAGTATTACTCCTTCCATGTCAAAATTCAAGCGATCGCCTTCACGACTGGAAGTAATCCGATCTTGGCGACTGCCATCAATACTGATAAAAAAGCCGTTGCGAGTAGTGGTTACATAGGGAGAGCTAGCAACTGAAGAGACATTACTACTATTGTCTGTATTATCCTCTATAGGAGCTGGAGCAGCAACAGCGGGTCGAACTCCAGGAAGTTGTCTGGTAGCAGGATTGGTACGAACGGTTTGAGGTTGAGTGGCTGTCGATATAGGAGCTACCTTTGGCGTGGGAATCTTTACCGACCATTGAGTGCTAGAAACACCGCGAAATTCAATTTCGTCGGGATCTATAGTATATCCAGGGGCTAACTCAACCACGATTCGAGATGTTTCGGGTTCTGGCTGTCCGATACGGAAGCCTCTAACTGCGCCGCTGTAATTTTCTTTGATTGTTTCTCGACCTAGAGTAGTTCCTGGTAAATCGATGACTAAACGAGTAGGACCTGTAAGCAACTGTGCCTCAGGCTGTACTCCTTCGTCGGTAATAAATACTAAATTGTTATCTTGTGTCTCAAACTCCCAAGAAATTAACTTTCCTGCTTTGGCTGGCAGACAAAACAGAAAAATTCCCAGAAAACTCGATAATAGCCAGTGAAATCTCACAATTACTGCTCCTCACATTGAAGTAGACAATGACCTAAAATCACTCTCATGCTCTTTAGTCTACCCAGATAGACCTCTATAATATCCGCTTTATAAGATCTGTTCTCAACCTCGATCGAATGGACGTAAATAAAAGCAGTTAAGTTTCATCTAATACCTTAAGCGAATCAAAAAAAATAACTAGGTTTTTTTACTGAGTTTTGTTTAAGATTCTCGTCCTATTCTGTAAATCCAGTCAGTGCGAACGATAATTGGGTTCGCAATGACTGGAGTTATAGCTACTCTTCTAAAGAAGGAGTAGAATTCGATTGAGCTACAGCGTCTGTTTCTTTAAATACCAAGCGTAGCAGAGGAGGCGCGATAAAGGTAGTTGTAATTACCATGACAATAATTGCCGCATCTGTAGACTCGGATAAAGCTCCGCTGGCAGAACCAACTCCAGCAAATACCAGTCCCACCTCTCCTCTAGGAATCATACCTACACCAATCGAAAGTTTGTTGAGATCGGGTTGACCAAAAACAGTAAAACCAGTTATTACCTTACCCAAGATAGCAACCAAAATTAAAAATGTGGCAACAATTAATCCTTCTCGATTACTGGGGACGGCTGGATTGAGAACGCTTAAATCGGTTTTAGCACCAACAACAACAAAAAATATCGGTACCAGAACATCGGCAACGGGAATTACCTGTTCTTCCAACTCTCGACGTTTTTCCGTCTCTGCCAAAATCAATCCTGCAGCAAAAGCACCTAAAATCCCTTCCAAATGAATTGCCGTAGCAATATAAGACAGAGAAAAAGCAAAAACCAAACCCGTTAACAGTACTTGTCCGCGTGTATTCATTTCATTTACCAGTCCTACTATATAAGGACTAATTAAACGACCGATTAAAATCGAACCGACAAGAAAAGCACCAGCACTAACGATTAAGATTCCAATATTGGCAATTTTGACTTCTCCCGTTTTAACCAAGCTGGCAACTACAGCCAGAACTACAATTCCCAAAACATCGTCTAGAACCGCAGCCCCAATAATAATTTGTCCTTCTTTAGAACTAAGCTGTCCCAATTCTGCTAACACCTTAGCGGTAATACCAATACTAGTCGCAGTTAATGCTGCACCTGCAAAAATGGCAGGGATTGCAGGAACGTTAAATATATAAACCAAACCAGCAGTACCAGCAGCAAAAGGAGCGACTACTCCTACTACCGCTACAACTGCTGCTTGGGGTCCTACACGAATTAATTCTTTTAGATCGGACTCTAAACCAATTTCAAACAGTAAAATGATGACTCCTAATTCCGATAGCAGTCCAATTACTTCACTTTGGGTGGCAAAAACCGATTCAGCCGCTTCTGGAGTCAAACCAGCCGTGCTTTCTAGAAAATTAATAATTAGAGAATCTGTAGCTAAAGCACCGCCTTCTGGAAAAACTAAGAGGTGAAATACAGAAACGCCTATTACAACTCCACCAACTAATTCCCCCAAAACTGGCGGTAAATTGATGCGAGAACAAATTTCACCTCCAAGTTTGCTGGCAAAATAAATCACGACCAAACTGAGTAAAACTCCCGCTAAAATTAGCGTACCTTCTTCAGCCCCAGATTCAGCTACAACTTCGGAAGTGGCTTCTGTAGCGGCGGCAAACAAAGTATAATCGGTCGAGCCAGATTGAGATAGCAGCCCGTTCCAATTTATTAGATCGATAATATCGCTCATATTTATGGACTAAATTTCGTTTTATCTAATTTATAAGCTTATCGTTATCTTTTTAGATATTGCTTTTACTCTGAAATTAAAAAATTTATGTTATGACAAAATTCTCTAACTTCCAATTTTTTATTAGCTTTTAAGAATTTGTAATCTTAATTTGTGCGAGTAGCCATTGCAGTAAAGTATAAAGTATATGTCAAATAAAAAAATTATCGTAATTGGTGCTGGTTGGGCGGGTTTGGGAGCAACTTATCACCTGGCACGACAGGGCTATGATGTTACCCTCCTTGAAGCCGCACCCTATCCAGGAGGCTTGGTAGCTGGCTGGAAAACATCGGGAGGCAGATCGGTAGAAGGTGGAATACACGGTTTCTGGTACCCTTATCGCAATATTTTTAGTCTGGTAAAAGAACTCGGTCTGAGTCCCTTTACTCCTTTCACTCGTTCATCTCAGTATTCTCCCGCTGGTTTGGAGGTAGAGTCGCCCATATTTCAAAATGAGCCGCGTTTGCCTTCGCCACTAGGTACTTTTCTCTACACTCGCTTTAAAAGATTGCCTTTGAGCGATCGCCTGTCGGCTCTGCCTTTACTTTATGCGGTAATCGATTTCGATAATTCTGACGAAGCTTGGCAGAGATACGACAAAGTAACTGCCAGAGAATTATTCAAACAGTTTGGGGTATCTGCCAGACTGTATCGCGAAGCTTTTGAGCCGATGCTGTTGGTTGGTTTATTTGCCCCAGGGGAACAATGTTCGGCGGCTGCGGCTTTGGGAATGCTGTATTATTTTATTCTGGCGCATCAGCCAGATTTCGATGTGGTATGGTGTCGCGGTACGGTAGGAGAACAAATATTTAAACCCTGGATCGAAAGCATCGAGAAATCTGGGGGCAAAGTATTAACCGATAAAAGAGTCAGCGATATTGTTATTGATGATGTGGGTAAGGCTACTGGTGTCAAATGTGACTCGGAGTTTTTTGCTGCCGATGCGGTTATCTCTGCCGTTAGCGTCAGCGGCATCAAAAAAATTGTCGCTAGCAGCACCAGCCTGAAAAATCACCCCCAGTTTCGCAATTTAGCCGAACTTAAAGGTATCGACGTGCTGGCTACGCGGCTGTGGTTCGATCGCCAGATTGAGGTTCCGTTGCCTTCTAATGCCTGTTTTGGATTTGACGCTAATGTGGGCTGGACTTTCTTCGATCTCAATGCCTTACAAGATGAATATCACAGTGAACCTCACACGGTAATTGAAGCCGATTTTTATCACGCGGATCGCTTGTTGCCTATGAGTGACGAACAAATTCTGGCTAAAGTGCAGCGAGACTTAGCTACCTGTATTCCCGATTTTGGTGAAGCAGAAATAATCGACAGTAGTATAATTCGCGTAAAAGAGGGAGTTACTCACTTTTTTCCTGGCAGCTATCAAAATTTGTTACCCGCCACAACTCCAATTCCCAATCTATTTATGAGCGGTGATTGGATCGTGACCAGACATGGTTCTTGGTCGCAGGAAAAAGCCTATGTTACTGGTTTAGAAGCGGCTAACTTAGTTATCGATAAATTTGGTAAAAGGACTAAAGCTAACATTATTCTTATAGAACCAGACGAACCTCATATACAAACCGCTAGAACTATTAATAAAACTTTACGAGATTGGGCTAAGGTTTTACCCAGTTATTGGCTGCCTTGACGACTCACCGCCCTAAAGGGATCGGTGATTCTAGCCATAAGCCATAAGCCATAAGCCATAGGCTGTAATACGCTATAATTAATATTTGCTTTGAAAAAAATGTCAACTTTTACAGATTTAAAGATTTGGCAAAAAGCACATGAATTTACTTTGCTAGTATACAAAGCAACAGCTAGCTTCCCATCAGAAGAAAAATTTGGATTGACCAATCAAATTAGAAGAGCTTCAGTATCTATCGAGTCTAATATAGCAGAGGGTCGCGGACGAGGAAGTGATAAGGATTTTAGCAGATTTTTATCCATTGCAATGCAGGCTGGAGCCTGCCGACTTTGGCGGTAGCCAAAGGCGATGCCCTCCAGGGCATGTTGTTTTGAAGTTAAGAGCCAGATTTTAATTGCTAAAGATTTAAAATTTATTTCCATTTCTCAAGCTGATTTTCTAGGATCTAAAATTGATGAAGTTTCCAGAATGATATACTCTTTTCAATCTAAGCTTAAAGCTTAAAGCTTATGGCTTATGGCTTTACAGCCCTGAAGTGCTGGGCTTTAAACCTAAAAACTTTTGGTAAGTTTTCCTTAACCAGATGGCTCTACTGGAAAAGATCGTTTGCGACTGAGGCGATCGCCCTTACGACAGACAAGATCGAAAGCACAATAGTTGCAGGCTTTATTGTCTACATCTGGGTCAACGGGATAGTATCCGCGATCTAAGTGCGATTTAACTCGTTCGGCAAAGGCGGCTAGTTCTTTGGAATCGGTTTTAGGTCGCTTGAAAGCTTGACGTTTGGTCAAAGAATAATAGGTAGCGGTTACGCTTGCTTCGGGATAAACTTTGGCGATCGCCTCTGCATATAGAGCCAGCTGAAGATCTAAGTTAGCTTTACCAGTTTTATCTTTCACTCCTACAGGTTTGGTACTGCTAGTTTTATAGTCAATTACAGCTAACCCTTCGGCAGTGCGATCAATCCGATCTACTTTGCCCTGAATTTGTAAGTTATGCCATTCAAAAGCAAATTCCCGTTCTCTGGCAATAACTTGGCAATCTGATGGTAAAAATTCTGAGGCACTAAGGTTTAAAGCCAGCAGTTTGAGATGTTCTTGGCGTTGGACTTCCCAGCCTGGTAGCTGAGTTAATTCTAATTCTTCTTCGGCGCGAATAAAGGCTCGCTCTAACTGTTCGCGATTAAAATTTTCTAAGTCGGCAGCAGTGGCAACATTTTCTAGAGACAATTCCAAACAGCGATGATATAAATTACCTCTAAAAGCAGCACTTAAATCTAGTTCGGCTTCGGATAATTCTTGAAGTCTTAACAAACGTCTACTAAACCATTTAAACGGACATTGTCCCAATTGAGTTAGCTGTGAAGCACTCAAGATCTTACTCTCTGGTGCGATTTTTATACCGATAACGCCATCGTATTCATCTGCTATGGGTGCGAGTTCTCGATTAAGTTCTACCTGCCAGGCTTTAGCAATTTGAGGCAACAGGCTATCTTGCAATTGTTCTGGCTGTCTTAGATACCTGCGACGAGCAGCTTCAACACTGGCAAGAGGTAGATTAATGACTGGCTGAGGTTGCAGTCCCCAATTTGTTAGATAGGTACTAGGCAGCAAAGTATCTTTGGCAAGTGACTGAGGATAGGAAAAAATAATTTTCTGCTGCGGTATTGCCAGCAAACTAGAACAAATAAAGGCTTCTCTTTGCGCTAAATTGATGGCGGTATCGATGTTAAAACCCTGTCGGGCTAGCTGGCGGCGATCGCAAAAATCCAGTCTAGGATCGTCACTAAGAGACTGAGGAAACATACCTTCAGCCATACCCAACACAAAAACATATTTATACTTAGTACCGTATAAAGATGTAGGTGCGTGTAATTCTACTCCCCCTCTACCAGGCTGTGCGGGTACACATAATAAAGCCAATGTTTCTTTAATGTCGCGAATAAAAGTTTGTTTGCTGACAGTCGCTAATTCTGGTTTGGTTAATTCCTGTAAAGCTTCTTTAACCCGATAAAAAGCCAGAATCTCTCGCGCCCATTTCTTACTATTTTCTAAAATTTCCCAGCTAGAAAATATTTCTAGCAGTCGCCCGATCCAATCTTTACGACTGCTAGTTTGTGGAAAGTTTAATAGATTTAAATCTAATCCTAACTCTTGCCAGCCTTTAAAACTTTGCGGATGCGTAGTTCTAGCTCGTTCCCAAACTTCTGCAGACATTTGCTTTACTAAAGGATGAAAGAGTAGTTTAGCGGTAGCTTCAAAAGCAAATTCGGTTTCTATTACCTCCATTAGCAGCTTTAACCAGGCACCGACGCGAGTAGCTTCTAAGGCAACTTCATACCAAACTCGGATCGGTAGCTGATATTCCCAGGCAATGTCAATGAGTGTTTCGCCATACAGCCTTTCATCTCTAGCTACTAAAACGATATCTTTAGCTTTTACTCCCTCATTTAGCAATGCTTTGACCTGAGTTAAAACTCCTCGTACTTCGGCATCTAAATTGGAATATGAATGCAAAGTTTTGTTTTCTGGCAGATTTTTAGGATTTATATGAGGAGAAACTAGAGAACTAGCTGCTAAAGTTGATTTTACCCCATTACCTAACACCCAACCCCAATCTTGTAGCCAGGCGATCGCTCTACTTTCAGCAGGCAAGACTATAATACTGCCGTCTCCTGCAACTGTATCGATAAATGCCAATTCATCTCTAGCAGGAATTAAGTAACCATAAAATAAATAGGCAGCGGGAGTTCCCCCACCGTGCCAAAAGACCTCGGCAGGATCGAGATAATTTTGACTCCGCAGACGTTGTTGATAGGCTAGTGCCAAATTAGCCAACTGCTGAATTTTTGGCGATGAATTTTGCTGTAACACTTTTAGATCGCTGCCGCTATGAAACAATTCGCGAATCGGAGTTAAAAAAGCTCGCGCCGTACCAGTAACATCGTGAGTTCCTACGATTTCTCTCACTGCATCTTGTAGCCAACGGCGACTGAGTAAAGCTGAAGCTATATTCCATCCCTGACGGCGTACTACATTTTGAGCCAGGCTTTCTAAGCTACAGTGCGGTACTTTTAAGTAATTAGCGATCGCCTTACTAGAAGTAATAATTTTTAAATCTTGACTCGCAGAATTTACTCCAATCTCAGAGACGATATATCTGTGCATTTATTTCAATTTAGCAATTGCATAACTGCATCTGTAATAGCATTTGGTATCCACAGTATGACAGGAGTAGCAAGCAAACACATAATACCTGCAATACCTGCTAGAGGCTGTCGGTCTACACCTGTTATCCAAACTATTTCTTGTTTATAAGTCAGCAATTGAGCCGAGTCAATACAGGTCAAGCCACAAATCCAGCCCGTATGAAGTCCCCAAGCCAAACCAATACTACCGCCATCTACAATTTTGGCAACTGTTAAAACCATTCCCATTAACCACAAACCAGGTAGCTGGGGAATAGTTTGTTTTCTTTCCCAAACTAAATGCAACAGAGCAAAAATAATGCTTGCTATGGTGGCAGCCAACCAGTAGGGCAAATCTATGGTTAATTCTCTAATTACATAACCGCGAAAAACTAGTTCTTCAACAAAACTTATTGCCAAACTCAATCCAAAAATTGGCAAAAATAAAGCCCGTAAAAACTGCCAATTTTGCCAATGCCATTTGATTAAATCCAATTTGAATTCAACACCAAAAACTATTGCTAACTCGGCTAAACTAATCATTAAGCCCCAGCTAAAAGATGCTGCCAAGCTCAATTGCCAGTCTAAACCAAAATCTAAAAAAGATAGTCCCTCAAATCTGGTTTGCCACCAAAGAATTAAAGGCGCGATCGGATAAAGAGTTGCCAGGAGAATTAACTTTTGATTTGTGGTTAGAGAGCGATTGGGCAGGCATTGGATTTTTCGCGAAACTAACACGCCAATTGGCAACCAAATAATAGCCCAGGCAATAAAGAAAAAAGCTACTTTTGACAGAGATGTAGCAAACATCAAAACTGTTTAAATAGAACACTATCGCCCTTACTAACCAGGGCGATTTATGACAAATAATCTCTCAATCGCAGATTAATTTTCTAAAACTCCGTTTTCATCGCCGTCAATTTGTTTGAGATGAATGTGTTTATAACCTAACTTAATTTCAAATTTATCTCCTTCTTTCAAACCCATAGCTTGAGTATAGGTAGAACCAATAACTATTTGTCCATTTTTGTGAACGCTTACACGATATGTGGGTTCGCGTCCTCTACCATCTTTTGCACCTTCAGGATCGAGAGGAACACCTTTTGCAGCCAGCACTGCATCATAAAAATCGGTTAAATTTACACGAACTTGGTTGTCTTTTGTAGTAGTGTAATATCCACATCGTTTTGCTGTTTCTCTTCTTGGTAAATGGGATAGCTCTTTGACTTTTTGAAGTAATGCTTTTCCTGTTAGAGCAGCGATTGCCGTTTCACTCATAATTTCTAAATCTTTCCTTAATTTTCCACTTAATTGAGAACAGAATTGTTCAATTATAATTTACATTATAAAAAATATACCGTTAATTCCCTAAAATGTCACAACTTTTTTGAGGATTATCATAATATTTTTAATAAATCCCAAAACAATTTTATGATATTTTAATTTGTCGTTCAAACTCGAATAAATTATATACATAATAAACTTTAGCAATATTTGACTACAAAAATCTATGCTTCTAGCAGAAGTAAGATATTTAATAAAAGTAAAGTTAAATACTGCTCTAGAAAACCGACTACACCAAAAGTAGCTTGACTATCCATACTAGAAGTCTAATATATAGTAATTCTTGCTTAAGTTTAGAAGTTTTGATTCAGGTCAGAGCATAGATATTTCAGCAAATACTATTAAGTAACCCCCAAACTCAGTTGTTGGAGAAAACTTTATGCTTCGCTGCTGCCAAAAGCGGCGTTGCCAATCTATAGCACGAAATTAAAAAGTAATGTGTTTGTAGCTGTTAGCTTTTTAGTTTATCTATTCAATCGCGAACATGATAAAAACGCACCTCTATACAGCAACACCCAAAAAGCTAGACTCTGAGATTGAAAAAACACCAATTTATTTAGAGTTTTTTTAAAATTGATAATTATAATCTACATACCCCTGGAGGTTGGAAACTAACTCAACCAGAATATCGAACGCGATAAATACGACCGTTAGATTCTTCTGTAAACAGCAAGCTACCATCTGGTAAAACCAATAAACCTACAGGACGACCCCAAGTTGTGGGTACGCTGGGTTCGGTTAAAAAACCCGTGACAAAATCTTGATAGTAGCCTTGAGGTTGTCCTTTACTAAAAGGAATAAAAACAAGTTTATAACCAGTTCCTCTCTGGCGATTCCAAGAACCCCGAAAAGCGACAAAAGCACCGTTATGATATTCAGCAGGAAAAGTTTCTTTGTCGTAGAATTGTAAACCTAAAGCGGCAGAATGAGACTGAAACAAAACATCGGGAGTTTGAGTTTTGGCTGCTAACTCTGGATTGGTACTTTTTCCTCCTTGCAAATGACGCGGATCGAGTAAATTGGGCTTCAAATAAGCATAAGGCCAGCCGTAAAATTCTTCTTTTTCTAACTTGGTAAAATAATCGGGAACGAGATTATCGCCTAATTTATCTCTTTCATTGACGGTGGCATAAAGTTCTTTAGTAACAGGATGAAAATCGAGTCCGACAGGATTCCGCAAGCCATATGCAAATGTTTCTTGCTGCGAACCATCGAGATTCATTATTTGTACCGAGGCTCTCGGTAATGGTTCCGTACTGGCATTAGAACGCGAACCAATGGAAACATAAAGTTTTTGCCCATTGGGAGAAACTACTATATTTCTCGTCCAGTGCTGATTGTAGCCACCGCCAGGAAGCTTGGCTATGTGTTCTCCTTTACCCGTAATTTGCTCGTTGTTCGGATCGAAAACATAGCGGCGCACTTCATTTTGATTCCCTAAAAAGAAATAATTGTTGGCGAATGCCATGCCAAAAGGTAAATCTAAACCATTGCTAGTATCGGCAAATATTTGTTTATTTTCGGCAAATCCATCGCTGTCTTCATCGCGCAATAGCGTAATTTTATTGGCTTTACTTTGAGCTACCAAAACATTTCCATTAGGAGTAAGACTCAACCAACGAGGACTATCTAAATTGTCGGCAAAAATATTAATTTCAAATCCTTCAGGAACGTTTAATGTTGGATTATCTGGAATGGAAATTACTTGAGGACTGGCAGAAGCACTATTAGTAGCATAAGGTTCTGGTAGTTCATCTGGCGTGATTTTAATTGGTTTGGGCTGTAGTGGTTCGGTCGTAATCTTCTTAGTAGAAACGAGTTGGTTAGAAGTAGTTTGTGCTAAATCTGGAGAACTGCTGAATGCTTTACAAGAAGTTAAGAAAGTTAATGAGGTTAATAAAACAAATGTTGTTATTTGTCGTCGCTTCATAGCGTTAAGTTTAGTATACTCGTATTTATATTTTAGAGTTTTAAACTAAGTCG harbors:
- a CDS encoding CPBP family intramembrane glutamic endopeptidase; protein product: MFATSLSKVAFFFIAWAIIWLPIGVLVSRKIQCLPNRSLTTNQKLILLATLYPIAPLILWWQTRFEGLSFLDFGLDWQLSLAASFSWGLMISLAELAIVFGVEFKLDLIKWHWQNWQFLRALFLPIFGLSLAISFVEELVFRGYVIRELTIDLPYWLAATIASIIFALLHLVWERKQTIPQLPGLWLMGMVLTVAKIVDGGSIGLAWGLHTGWICGLTCIDSAQLLTYKQEIVWITGVDRQPLAGIAGIMCLLATPVILWIPNAITDAVMQLLN
- a CDS encoding cation:proton antiporter; this translates as MSDIIDLINWNGLLSQSGSTDYTLFAAATEATSEVVAESGAEEGTLILAGVLLSLVVIYFASKLGGEICSRINLPPVLGELVGGVVIGVSVFHLLVFPEGGALATDSLIINFLESTAGLTPEAAESVFATQSEVIGLLSELGVIILLFEIGLESDLKELIRVGPQAAVVAVVGVVAPFAAGTAGLVYIFNVPAIPAIFAGAALTATSIGITAKVLAELGQLSSKEGQIIIGAAVLDDVLGIVVLAVVASLVKTGEVKIANIGILIVSAGAFLVGSILIGRLISPYIVGLVNEMNTRGQVLLTGLVFAFSLSYIATAIHLEGILGAFAAGLILAETEKRRELEEQVIPVADVLVPIFFVVVGAKTDLSVLNPAVPSNREGLIVATFLILVAILGKVITGFTVFGQPDLNKLSIGVGMIPRGEVGLVFAGVGSASGALSESTDAAIIVMVITTTFIAPPLLRLVFKETDAVAQSNSTPSLEE
- a CDS encoding PD-(D/E)XK nuclease family protein, whose protein sequence is MHRYIVSEIGVNSASQDLKIITSSKAIANYLKVPHCSLESLAQNVVRRQGWNIASALLSRRWLQDAVREIVGTHDVTGTARAFLTPIRELFHSGSDLKVLQQNSSPKIQQLANLALAYQQRLRSQNYLDPAEVFWHGGGTPAAYLFYGYLIPARDELAFIDTVAGDGSIIVLPAESRAIAWLQDWGWVLGNGVKSTLAASSLVSPHINPKNLPENKTLHSYSNLDAEVRGVLTQVKALLNEGVKAKDIVLVARDERLYGETLIDIAWEYQLPIRVWYEVALEATRVGAWLKLLMEVIETEFAFEATAKLLFHPLVKQMSAEVWERARTTHPQSFKGWQELGLDLNLLNFPQTSSRKDWIGRLLEIFSSWEILENSKKWAREILAFYRVKEALQELTKPELATVSKQTFIRDIKETLALLCVPAQPGRGGVELHAPTSLYGTKYKYVFVLGMAEGMFPQSLSDDPRLDFCDRRQLARQGFNIDTAINLAQREAFICSSLLAIPQQKIIFSYPQSLAKDTLLPSTYLTNWGLQPQPVINLPLASVEAARRRYLRQPEQLQDSLLPQIAKAWQVELNRELAPIADEYDGVIGIKIAPESKILSASQLTQLGQCPFKWFSRRLLRLQELSEAELDLSAAFRGNLYHRCLELSLENVATAADLENFNREQLERAFIRAEEELELTQLPGWEVQRQEHLKLLALNLSASEFLPSDCQVIAREREFAFEWHNLQIQGKVDRIDRTAEGLAVIDYKTSSTKPVGVKDKTGKANLDLQLALYAEAIAKVYPEASVTATYYSLTKRQAFKRPKTDSKELAAFAERVKSHLDRGYYPVDPDVDNKACNYCAFDLVCRKGDRLSRKRSFPVEPSG
- a CDS encoding N-acetylmuramoyl-L-alanine amidase — protein: MRFHWLLSSFLGIFLFCLPAKAGKLISWEFETQDNNLVFITDEGVQPEAQLLTGPTRLVIDLPGTTLGRETIKENYSGAVRGFRIGQPEPETSRIVVELAPGYTIDPDEIEFRGVSSTQWSVKIPTPKVAPISTATQPQTVRTNPATRQLPGVRPAVAAPAPIEDNTDNSSNVSSVASSPYVTTTRNGFFISIDGSRQDRITSSREGDRLNFDMEGVILPEDLAAQSVAVAQYGVDEIEFTQTSTSPPVARMSLKIAAGSPDWLATFSRIKGLILIPRGKLPDSTTTSSSITETSDRSLSETTETVPSITETPDRLSSISRATETEEAAVIKEIELVDDDTQLRIRGDRDFQAATTRRANGVYEIKIDNAELSDNFKGPRSLEADGSIAQIRVREEGTAVAIAITTKLRYRLGQLEPQNKAVAFPIQRGAALLPDDNSPLMSPRSLEVPQAESTTTSPLLRPLPPLNSPMVVIDAGHGGQDPGTMGNGLVEKDIVLPISLDVAEILRKQGIDVKMTRDSDYFVSLEGRTDYANEIDADLFVSIHANAINLSRPDVNGLETYYYKNGRRLAETIHWSILNGVNIKNRNIRRARFYVLRHSVMPAVLVEVGFVTGAEDAPKLKDPNHRRQMAEAIARGIILYIKENNL
- a CDS encoding sorbosone dehydrogenase family protein, which produces MKRRQITTFVLLTSLTFLTSCKAFSSSPDLAQTTSNQLVSTKKITTEPLQPKPIKITPDELPEPYATNSASASPQVISIPDNPTLNVPEGFEINIFADNLDSPRWLSLTPNGNVLVAQSKANKITLLRDEDSDGFAENKQIFADTSNGLDLPFGMAFANNYFFLGNQNEVRRYVFDPNNEQITGKGEHIAKLPGGGYNQHWTRNIVVSPNGQKLYVSIGSRSNASTEPLPRASVQIMNLDGSQQETFAYGLRNPVGLDFHPVTKELYATVNERDKLGDNLVPDYFTKLEKEEFYGWPYAYLKPNLLDPRHLQGGKSTNPELAAKTQTPDVLFQSHSAALGLQFYDKETFPAEYHNGAFVAFRGSWNRQRGTGYKLVFIPFSKGQPQGYYQDFVTGFLTEPSVPTTWGRPVGLLVLPDGSLLFTEESNGRIYRVRYSG
- a CDS encoding AbrB family transcriptional regulator; amino-acid sequence: MSETAIAALTGKALLQKVKELSHLPRRETAKRCGYYTTTKDNQVRVNLTDFYDAVLAAKGVPLDPEGAKDGRGREPTYRVSVHKNGQIVIGSTYTQAMGLKEGDKFEIKLGYKHIHLKQIDGDENGVLEN
- a CDS encoding FAD-dependent oxidoreductase encodes the protein MSNKKIIVIGAGWAGLGATYHLARQGYDVTLLEAAPYPGGLVAGWKTSGGRSVEGGIHGFWYPYRNIFSLVKELGLSPFTPFTRSSQYSPAGLEVESPIFQNEPRLPSPLGTFLYTRFKRLPLSDRLSALPLLYAVIDFDNSDEAWQRYDKVTARELFKQFGVSARLYREAFEPMLLVGLFAPGEQCSAAAALGMLYYFILAHQPDFDVVWCRGTVGEQIFKPWIESIEKSGGKVLTDKRVSDIVIDDVGKATGVKCDSEFFAADAVISAVSVSGIKKIVASSTSLKNHPQFRNLAELKGIDVLATRLWFDRQIEVPLPSNACFGFDANVGWTFFDLNALQDEYHSEPHTVIEADFYHADRLLPMSDEQILAKVQRDLATCIPDFGEAEIIDSSIIRVKEGVTHFFPGSYQNLLPATTPIPNLFMSGDWIVTRHGSWSQEKAYVTGLEAANLVIDKFGKRTKANIILIEPDEPHIQTARTINKTLRDWAKVLPSYWLP